In Pseudomonas sp. GCEP-101, one DNA window encodes the following:
- a CDS encoding DUF1254 domain-containing protein — protein MRHWLPALALIPLLAGHAWAAAPTPQQARDLAEQAYLFTYATAEHGKTLQAIAAKMPANVLLNRTTLLGPDDRTVVSPNNDTLYSYALLDLRDGPMLLDVPAVPQRYYSFQLIDMRTDNLDYIGTRATGRAAGSFLIAGPDWDGKQPDGFSGKVIRSPSRVLFLLGRTAVNGQADVAAAKAVMDGYTLRSAKPEAKPHKLDVPPYQPTKQGPALNAFSDFNALAGWHAWNPQEQERLAQFAQIGVGTGKPFDASALPADIAKAVAQGAEDGRQKVLAATETFSKPSNGWQQFPANVGHYGNDDLTRSAVAWKYLYANDAAEAMYPVTQVDASNQRLDGNRSYRLHFAPGQLPPVDAFWSVTLYDGKTQLFSANPLNRYTVSSESGLKQDADGGVTLTIQNAQPAGTDNWLPAPQGPFNLILRMYLPQEKALKGDYQPPAVQPLASKE, from the coding sequence ATGCGCCACTGGCTGCCCGCACTCGCGCTGATCCCCCTGCTCGCCGGCCACGCCTGGGCCGCCGCGCCCACGCCCCAGCAAGCGCGCGACCTGGCCGAACAGGCCTACCTGTTCACCTACGCCACCGCCGAACATGGCAAGACCCTGCAAGCCATCGCCGCCAAGATGCCGGCCAACGTCCTGCTCAACCGCACCACGCTGCTCGGCCCGGACGATCGCACGGTGGTCTCGCCCAACAACGACACGCTCTATTCCTACGCGCTGCTCGACCTGCGCGACGGCCCGATGCTGCTCGACGTGCCCGCCGTGCCGCAGCGCTACTACAGCTTCCAGCTGATCGACATGCGCACCGACAACCTCGACTACATCGGCACCCGCGCCACTGGCCGCGCCGCCGGCAGCTTCCTGATCGCCGGCCCAGACTGGGACGGCAAGCAGCCTGACGGCTTCAGCGGCAAGGTGATCCGTTCGCCCAGCCGCGTGCTGTTCCTGCTCGGCCGCACCGCGGTCAACGGCCAGGCCGACGTGGCCGCCGCCAAGGCGGTGATGGACGGCTACACGCTGCGCAGCGCCAAGCCCGAGGCCAAGCCGCACAAGCTCGACGTGCCGCCCTATCAGCCGACCAAGCAGGGCCCGGCGCTGAACGCCTTCAGCGACTTCAACGCGCTGGCCGGCTGGCATGCCTGGAACCCGCAGGAGCAGGAGCGCCTGGCGCAGTTCGCGCAGATCGGCGTCGGCACCGGCAAGCCGTTCGATGCCTCGGCGCTGCCGGCCGACATCGCCAAGGCCGTCGCCCAGGGCGCCGAAGACGGCCGCCAGAAGGTGCTCGCCGCCACCGAGACCTTCTCCAAGCCCAGCAACGGCTGGCAGCAATTCCCCGCCAACGTCGGCCACTACGGCAACGACGACCTGACCCGTTCGGCCGTGGCCTGGAAGTACCTCTACGCCAACGATGCCGCCGAAGCGATGTACCCGGTGACCCAGGTCGACGCCAGCAACCAGCGCCTGGATGGCAACCGCAGCTACCGCCTGCACTTCGCCCCCGGCCAGCTGCCGCCAGTGGACGCCTTCTGGTCGGTCACCCTGTATGACGGCAAGACGCAACTGTTCTCCGCCAACCCGCTCAATCGCTACACCGTCAGCAGCGAGAGCGGCCTGAAGCAGGATGCCGACGGCGGCGTCACCCTGACCATCCAGAACGCCCAGCCAGCGGGCACCGACAACTGGCTGCCGGCGCCGCAGGGCCCGTTCAACCTGATCCTGCGCATGTACCTGCCGCAGGAGAAGGCGCTCAAGGGCGACTACCAGCCGCCGGCCGTGCAGCCCCTGGCGAGCAAGGAGTGA
- a CDS encoding 3-hydroxyacyl-CoA dehydrogenase: protein MTESFQRIGVIGAGAMGRGIAQLFAGAGLPVRLYDSNPQIVEQALAFNRDLLERAVAKGKLGPDALGATMQRLLPTHSLDELADCDLLIEAIVEDLGAKQALLAELEKRVAPDAVLASNTSSLSVTRIAARCQRPQRVAGFHFFNPVTLMRIVEVVRGQRTSEGVVQRLSRLAEQAGHFPAVSPDSPGFIVNHAGRAFSTEALRILGEGIASPAQIDRILRDGVGFRMGPFELLDLTGLDISHAVMESLYQQFYQDPRYTPSPLAAQRVAGGLLGRKSGEGFYRYRDGQPVREPEEQHEAVLLNRPYWLDSQDPELRHRVASILTLGGVVLETSEAPSSRAICLVTPLGTDASTRIDALGLPPERSLALETFTELDRRRVLMRQPALDPQLETQARQALGSDGVPVEVINDSPGFISQRVVAGIVNLGCEIAQRGIATPVTLDRAVQLALGYPFGPLAFGEHYGAARILTILQGLQACYGEARYRPSPWLRRRVQLDLPLHSPDRAE, encoded by the coding sequence ATGACCGAGTCCTTCCAGCGTATCGGCGTGATCGGCGCCGGGGCCATGGGCCGCGGCATCGCCCAGCTGTTCGCCGGCGCCGGCCTGCCGGTGCGCCTGTACGACAGCAACCCGCAGATCGTGGAGCAGGCCCTGGCCTTCAACCGCGATCTGCTGGAGCGCGCGGTGGCCAAGGGCAAGCTCGGCCCCGACGCGCTCGGCGCGACGATGCAGCGGCTGCTGCCGACCCATAGCCTCGACGAGCTGGCTGACTGCGACCTGCTGATCGAGGCCATCGTCGAGGACCTGGGCGCCAAGCAGGCACTGCTCGCCGAGCTGGAGAAGCGCGTGGCGCCCGATGCCGTGCTGGCGAGCAATACCTCGTCGCTGTCGGTCACCCGCATCGCCGCGCGCTGCCAGCGCCCGCAGCGGGTCGCCGGCTTCCACTTCTTCAACCCGGTGACGCTGATGCGCATCGTCGAGGTGGTGCGCGGCCAGCGCACCAGCGAGGGAGTGGTGCAGCGCCTGAGCCGCCTGGCGGAGCAGGCCGGACACTTCCCCGCGGTGTCGCCGGACAGCCCCGGCTTCATCGTCAACCACGCCGGCCGCGCCTTCAGCACCGAAGCGCTGCGCATCCTCGGCGAAGGCATCGCCAGCCCGGCGCAGATCGACCGCATCCTGCGCGACGGCGTGGGCTTCCGCATGGGGCCCTTCGAGCTGCTCGATCTCACCGGCCTGGATATCTCCCACGCGGTGATGGAGTCGCTCTACCAGCAGTTCTACCAGGACCCGCGCTACACCCCCTCGCCGCTGGCCGCCCAGCGCGTCGCCGGCGGCCTGTTGGGGCGCAAGAGTGGCGAAGGGTTCTACCGCTACCGCGACGGCCAGCCGGTGCGTGAGCCCGAGGAACAGCACGAAGCGGTGCTGCTCAATCGCCCCTACTGGCTCGACAGCCAGGACCCGGAGCTGCGCCACCGCGTCGCGTCGATCCTCACCCTCGGCGGCGTGGTGCTGGAGACCAGCGAAGCGCCGTCCTCCCGCGCCATCTGCCTGGTCACGCCGCTGGGCACGGATGCCAGCACGCGCATCGATGCCCTCGGCCTGCCGCCCGAACGCAGCCTGGCGCTGGAAACCTTCACCGAACTGGACCGGCGCCGCGTGCTCATGCGCCAGCCGGCGCTCGACCCGCAGTTGGAGACGCAGGCACGCCAGGCGCTGGGCAGCGACGGCGTGCCGGTGGAAGTGATCAACGACTCGCCCGGTTTCATCAGCCAGCGGGTGGTCGCCGGCATCGTCAACCTGGGTTGCGAGATCGCCCAGCGCGGCATCGCCACGCCGGTGACGCTGGACCGCGCGGTGCAACTGGCGCTGGGCTACCCCTTCGGCCCGCTGGCGTTCGGCGAGCACTACGGCGCGGCGCGCATCCTCACCATCCTCCAGGGCCTGCAGGCGTGCTACGGCGAAGCGCGCTACCGGCCCAGCCCCTGGCTGCGGCGCCGCGTGCAGCTGGACCTGCCGCTGCACAGCCCCGACCGCGCGGAGTGA
- a CDS encoding AMP-binding protein: MSAQPSGHVAREIARHGYQNLHDLLRDACRESPERLAFSCGDSHLSFAELERQADAFARYLIHHAGLQPGDRLALMLPNSLQYPIATFGALKAGLVLVNTNPQYTASELRHQLADSGASAVLLLDRLLPLLRSVQAQTDVSQLLLTSIDDIEQPRFDSDEADCTRFQQALRLGAEAPPVDTEAGLDRLALLQYTGGTTGVSKGAMLSHRSLVANVIQTLELFLRPGLLDPATDVRIAPLPLYHIMAFATNLLSSVGMGLHTVFIRDGRNLDEIIGAMRRYPFTLMSGINTLFVGLMNHPDFPGIDFSHLKWVTSGGAPLNREVGRRWEALTGAPVREGFGLTEASPVVSTGTLQSPYREGYVGQALVDTELRTVDEAGNDTGPDQPGELWLRGPQVMQGYWQRPEESAQVLTADGWLKTGDIAELDADGMLKIVDRKKDMILVSGFNVFPNEVEDAVMRHPGVRECVAIGVPDERKGESVKLFVSLKDETLAPAQIIAHCREHLTGYKVPSVVEVLDELPKTSVGKLLRRQLRDLELAKRSTA, from the coding sequence ATGTCCGCTCAACCGTCCGGCCACGTGGCCCGCGAGATCGCCCGTCACGGTTACCAGAACCTCCACGACCTGCTGCGCGATGCCTGTCGCGAATCCCCCGAGCGCCTGGCGTTCTCCTGTGGCGACAGCCACCTCAGCTTCGCCGAGCTGGAGCGGCAGGCCGACGCCTTCGCGCGCTACCTGATCCACCACGCCGGCCTGCAACCCGGCGACCGCCTGGCGCTGATGCTGCCCAACTCGCTGCAGTACCCCATCGCCACCTTCGGCGCGCTGAAGGCCGGGCTGGTGCTGGTGAACACCAACCCGCAGTACACCGCCAGCGAGCTGCGCCACCAGCTGGCCGACTCCGGCGCCAGCGCCGTGCTGCTGCTCGACCGCCTGCTGCCGCTGTTGCGCAGCGTGCAGGCGCAAACCGACGTTAGCCAGCTTCTGCTGACCTCGATCGACGACATCGAGCAGCCCCGGTTCGACAGCGATGAAGCCGATTGCACGCGCTTCCAGCAGGCCCTGCGCCTGGGCGCCGAGGCGCCGCCGGTGGACACCGAGGCGGGCCTGGATCGCCTCGCGCTGCTGCAGTACACCGGTGGCACCACGGGTGTCTCCAAGGGCGCGATGCTCAGCCACCGCAGCCTGGTCGCCAACGTCATCCAGACCCTGGAACTGTTCCTGCGCCCCGGCCTGCTGGACCCGGCCACCGACGTGCGCATCGCGCCGCTGCCGCTGTACCACATCATGGCGTTCGCCACGAACCTGCTGTCCTCGGTCGGCATGGGCCTGCACACGGTGTTTATCCGCGACGGCCGCAACCTCGACGAGATCATCGGGGCCATGCGCCGCTATCCCTTCACCCTGATGAGCGGGATCAACACCCTCTTCGTCGGGCTGATGAACCACCCGGACTTCCCTGGCATCGACTTCAGCCACCTGAAGTGGGTGACCTCCGGCGGCGCGCCGCTGAACCGCGAGGTCGGCCGGCGCTGGGAAGCCCTGACCGGCGCACCGGTGCGTGAAGGGTTCGGCCTGACCGAGGCCTCGCCGGTGGTCTCCACCGGCACCCTGCAGAGCCCCTACCGCGAGGGCTATGTCGGCCAGGCGCTGGTGGACACCGAGCTGCGCACCGTGGACGAGGCGGGCAACGACACCGGCCCCGACCAGCCCGGCGAGCTGTGGCTGCGCGGCCCGCAGGTGATGCAGGGCTACTGGCAGCGCCCGGAGGAGAGCGCCCAGGTACTGACCGCCGATGGCTGGCTGAAGACCGGTGACATCGCCGAGCTGGACGCCGACGGCATGCTGAAGATCGTCGACCGCAAGAAGGACATGATCCTGGTCTCGGGTTTCAACGTGTTCCCCAACGAAGTGGAAGACGCCGTGATGCGCCACCCCGGCGTGCGTGAATGCGTGGCCATCGGCGTGCCGGACGAGCGCAAGGGCGAGTCGGTGAAGCTCTTCGTCAGCCTCAAGGACGAGACGCTGGCGCCGGCGCAGATCATCGCCCACTGCCGCGAGCACCTAACCGGCTACAAGGTGCCGAGCGTCGTCGAGGTGCTCGATGAGTTACCCAAGACCAGTGTCGGCAAGCTCCTGCGCCGACAGCTGCGCGACCTGGAACTGGCCAAAAGGTCCACCGCGTGA
- a CDS encoding IclR family transcriptional regulator, translating to MSDDVEDSSNPKDRKYVEALARGLDVLRAFTHGSVVLGNQEISRITGLPKATVSRMTYTLTQLGYLCYSQQHEKYQLDSGVLALGYAYVSNLRVRQLAKPYMDAFARRTNTTVGLTCRDWLSMIYVENCRPPEATSLRMDAGVRLPLATTAAGRAYLAATPEQEREHLLSALQERHDGDWSAMRASLEASFEEYRQHGFCLSLGDWDRNVRAAGVPLRLADGGLMALTCGAPSFQLSEETLRGSLAHELEILARDIESLGA from the coding sequence ATGAGCGACGACGTCGAAGACAGCAGCAACCCCAAGGACCGCAAGTACGTAGAGGCCCTGGCCCGCGGCCTGGATGTGCTGCGCGCCTTCACCCATGGCTCGGTGGTGCTCGGCAACCAGGAAATCTCGCGGATCACCGGCCTGCCCAAGGCGACGGTGTCGCGCATGACCTACACCCTCACCCAGCTGGGCTACCTCTGCTACTCGCAGCAGCACGAGAAGTACCAGCTGGATTCCGGCGTGCTGGCGCTGGGCTACGCCTACGTGTCCAACCTGCGCGTACGCCAGCTGGCCAAGCCGTACATGGATGCCTTCGCCCGTCGCACCAACACCACGGTGGGCCTGACCTGCCGCGACTGGCTGTCGATGATCTACGTGGAAAACTGCCGTCCGCCGGAGGCGACCTCCCTGCGCATGGACGCCGGCGTGCGCCTGCCGCTGGCCACCACTGCGGCTGGCCGCGCCTACCTGGCGGCGACGCCGGAGCAGGAACGCGAGCACCTGCTGTCCGCACTGCAGGAGCGCCACGACGGCGACTGGTCGGCCATGCGGGCCTCGCTGGAGGCTTCCTTCGAGGAATATCGCCAGCATGGCTTCTGCCTGTCCCTCGGCGACTGGGACCGCAACGTGCGCGCCGCCGGTGTGCCGTTGCGCCTGGCCGACGGCGGGCTGATGGCGCTGACCTGCGGCGCGCCGTCGTTCCAGCTCAGCGAGGAGACGCTGCGCGGCTCGCTGGCCCATGAGCTGGAAATCCTCGCGCGGGATATCGAGAGCCTTGGGGCCTGA
- a CDS encoding acyl-CoA dehydrogenase family protein — MDFKLSEEQQMLQDTAARLVRDAYPFDQREAFSRSELGYSAEFWGQLGELGLTSVSLPESHGGFGGGVESMLVLTELGRGLCLEPYLQSVVHGGGLIAQLGSDAQKDHWLPRIASGEAQLAVALEEPQSHYQLHDVQTRAEQAGDGWRLSGRKAVVIGGQSATAILVSARVSGNARDEAGIGLFVIDPQRAGVSRRDYPTVDGQRACELFLDGALGEAIGTPGEALPALRYQQGRAIAAQCAEALGSLQEACALTLDYLKTRKQFGMPIGKFQVLQHRMVDMRSELEQATSMAILAACVADQPDSAERSRTLAAAKFIVTRAARYVAEQAIQLHGGIGMTWEYVLAHHAKRLVMLSHQLGDDDHHLKVYAGLMDVA; from the coding sequence ATGGACTTCAAACTGAGCGAAGAGCAGCAGATGCTGCAGGACACCGCGGCCCGCCTGGTCCGCGACGCATACCCGTTCGACCAGCGCGAGGCCTTCAGCCGTTCCGAGCTGGGCTATAGCGCCGAATTCTGGGGCCAGCTGGGCGAGCTGGGGCTGACCTCGGTGTCGCTGCCGGAAAGCCATGGCGGCTTCGGCGGCGGCGTGGAAAGCATGCTGGTGCTCACCGAGCTGGGCCGTGGCCTGTGCCTGGAGCCCTACCTGCAGTCGGTGGTGCACGGCGGCGGGCTGATCGCCCAGCTGGGCAGCGACGCGCAGAAGGATCACTGGCTGCCACGCATCGCCAGCGGCGAAGCGCAGCTCGCGGTGGCGCTGGAAGAACCGCAGAGCCACTACCAGCTGCATGACGTGCAGACCCGCGCGGAGCAGGCCGGCGACGGCTGGAGGCTCAGCGGGCGCAAGGCGGTGGTGATCGGCGGGCAGAGCGCCACGGCGATCCTGGTGTCGGCGCGGGTATCGGGCAATGCGCGGGACGAGGCGGGCATCGGCCTGTTCGTCATCGACCCGCAACGGGCCGGCGTGAGCCGCCGCGATTACCCGACGGTGGACGGCCAGCGCGCCTGCGAACTGTTCCTCGACGGCGCCCTCGGCGAGGCCATCGGTACGCCCGGCGAAGCGCTGCCGGCGCTGCGTTATCAGCAGGGCAGGGCGATTGCCGCGCAATGCGCCGAAGCCCTGGGCAGCCTGCAGGAAGCCTGCGCGCTGACCCTGGACTACCTGAAGACGCGCAAGCAGTTCGGCATGCCGATCGGCAAGTTCCAGGTGCTGCAGCACCGCATGGTGGACATGCGCAGCGAGCTGGAGCAGGCCACCAGCATGGCGATCCTCGCCGCCTGCGTCGCTGACCAGCCCGACAGTGCCGAGCGCAGCCGCACCCTGGCCGCCGCCAAGTTCATCGTCACCCGCGCGGCGCGCTATGTGGCCGAGCAGGCGATCCAGCTGCACGGCGGCATCGGCATGACCTGGGAATACGTGCTAGCGCATCACGCCAAGCGCCTGGTGATGCTCAGCCACCAGTTGGGGGACGACGATCATCACCTGAAGGTGTATGCGGGGTTGATGGACGTGGCCTGA
- a CDS encoding acyl-CoA dehydrogenase family protein codes for MDIHFTPDELAFRDEVRHFLETKLPTDIATKVRLGKHLNKADHQRWQRVLAEQGWYATHWPEAFGGTGWNAVQKHIFEEECAAFGAPRTIPFGVNMVAPVIIKFGTPEQQAHYLPRILDGTDWWCQGYSEPAAGSDLASLKTRAVRDGDHYVVNGQKTWTTLGQHADWIFCLVRTDPEAQQQRGISFLLIDMKSPGITVRPIITLDGEHEVNEVFFDNVRVPVENLVGRENEGWTCAKYLLTYERTGLAGIGASKAVLAHLKQVARRELCDGKPMLDDPLFRAQVAEVEMQLMAIEMSTLRILAAAREGGVPGAESSILKVKGTEIRQAISHLLRKVLGPYALPFIEDEFELGAEPLHADYSAAPASQYFNLRKLSIFGGSNEIQKNIVSKMILEL; via the coding sequence ATGGACATCCATTTCACCCCCGACGAACTGGCGTTTCGCGATGAAGTCCGCCACTTCCTGGAAACCAAGCTGCCCACGGACATCGCCACCAAGGTGCGCCTGGGCAAACACCTGAACAAGGCGGACCACCAGCGCTGGCAGCGCGTGCTCGCCGAGCAGGGCTGGTACGCCACGCACTGGCCGGAAGCCTTCGGAGGCACCGGCTGGAACGCCGTGCAGAAGCACATCTTCGAGGAGGAATGCGCCGCCTTCGGCGCGCCACGCACCATCCCCTTCGGCGTCAACATGGTCGCCCCGGTGATCATCAAGTTCGGCACGCCCGAACAGCAGGCGCACTACCTGCCGCGCATCCTCGACGGCACCGACTGGTGGTGCCAGGGCTACTCCGAGCCCGCCGCCGGTTCCGACCTCGCGTCGCTCAAGACCCGCGCCGTGCGCGACGGCGACCACTACGTGGTGAACGGCCAGAAGACCTGGACCACCCTCGGCCAGCATGCCGACTGGATCTTCTGCCTGGTGCGCACCGATCCCGAGGCGCAGCAGCAGCGCGGCATCAGCTTCCTGCTGATCGACATGAAATCCCCCGGCATCACCGTGCGCCCGATCATCACCCTGGACGGCGAGCACGAGGTCAACGAGGTGTTCTTCGACAACGTGCGCGTGCCGGTGGAAAACCTGGTCGGCCGCGAGAACGAAGGCTGGACCTGCGCCAAGTACCTGCTGACCTACGAGCGCACCGGGCTGGCCGGCATCGGTGCGTCCAAGGCGGTGCTCGCGCACCTCAAGCAGGTCGCCCGCCGTGAGCTGTGCGACGGCAAGCCGATGCTCGACGATCCGCTGTTCCGTGCCCAGGTGGCGGAGGTGGAGATGCAGCTGATGGCCATCGAGATGAGCACCCTGCGCATCCTCGCCGCCGCCCGCGAGGGCGGCGTGCCGGGTGCGGAAAGCTCGATCCTCAAGGTCAAGGGCACGGAGATCCGCCAGGCGATCAGCCACCTGCTGCGCAAGGTGCTCGGCCCCTACGCCTTGCCCTTCATCGAGGACGAGTTCGAGCTGGGCGCCGAGCCGCTGCACGCCGACTATTCGGCTGCGCCGGCGAGCCAGTACTTCAACCTGCGCAAGCTGTCGATCTTCGGCGGCTCCAACGAAATCCAGAAGAACATCGTCTCCAAGATGATTCTCGAGCTGTGA
- a CDS encoding 3-hydroxyacyl-CoA dehydrogenase NAD-binding domain-containing protein: protein MSDAVQLERRGEIALVTVDNPPVNALGHAVRAGLLAAFQQAEADPQVRAVVLVCTGRTFMAGADIREFGKPPQSPSLPEVVDCLEGASKPSVAVIHGTALGGGLEVALACHYRIARRDAQVGLPEVKLGLLPGAGGTQRLPRLAGVAKALAMIVSGAPIPAADALDNGIVDELFDGDLIDAGQAFAQRLLADGKGPRRTGERNERVQEEGVAELIAHQRGEVQKRLPGQFAPLRCIDAVEAATQSPLREGLARERELFQQCMQSPQRAALIHAFFAERDAAKVEGLASDVQPREIRRAAVIGGGTMGVGIVLCFANAGIPVQLLEVNEEALQRGLERARSLYAASVARGSLSAEEMERRMSLVSGVLDYAALGDADVVVEAVFESLEVKRQVFEQLDAACKPGAILASNTSSLDLDEIAAFTQRPQDVVGLHFFSPANVMRLLEVVRGKATSDAVLASAMQLGKRLKKVSVVVGVCDGFVGNRMIFPYGRQAEFLLEEGATPAQVDRALRTFGMAMGPLAVRDLSGLDISHAIRSRQRPNLKPGQTLPRVLDHLIAAGMLGQKTGTGFYHYGEGGRAAQDNPALPAMLEQAAAERGITRAPISDEEIVERCLYALVNEAAQILDEGIAQRASDIDVIFLNGYGFPAWRGGPLFHADSVGLAHVLERIREFHQRLGAWWQPAPLLERLVAEGRRFADL, encoded by the coding sequence ATGTCAGACGCGGTACAGCTCGAGCGCCGGGGTGAGATCGCCCTGGTGACGGTCGACAACCCACCGGTGAACGCCCTCGGACATGCCGTCCGCGCCGGGCTGCTTGCCGCCTTCCAGCAAGCCGAGGCCGACCCGCAGGTGCGCGCCGTGGTGCTGGTCTGCACCGGGCGCACCTTCATGGCCGGCGCGGATATCCGCGAGTTCGGCAAGCCGCCGCAGTCGCCGTCGCTGCCCGAGGTGGTCGACTGCCTCGAAGGCGCCAGCAAGCCCAGCGTCGCCGTGATCCACGGCACCGCCCTGGGCGGCGGGCTGGAAGTCGCCCTGGCCTGTCACTACCGCATCGCCCGCCGCGACGCCCAGGTCGGCCTGCCGGAAGTGAAGCTCGGCCTGCTCCCCGGCGCTGGCGGCACCCAGCGCCTGCCGCGCCTGGCCGGCGTGGCGAAGGCCCTGGCGATGATCGTCTCCGGCGCGCCGATCCCCGCGGCCGACGCCCTGGACAACGGCATCGTCGACGAGCTGTTCGATGGCGACCTGATCGACGCCGGCCAGGCCTTCGCCCAGCGCCTGCTGGCAGACGGCAAGGGCCCGCGCCGCACCGGCGAACGCAACGAGCGCGTGCAGGAAGAGGGCGTCGCCGAGCTCATCGCCCACCAGCGTGGCGAGGTGCAGAAGCGCCTCCCAGGGCAGTTCGCCCCGCTGCGCTGCATCGACGCCGTGGAAGCTGCGACGCAATCGCCGTTGCGCGAAGGCCTGGCGCGCGAGCGTGAACTGTTCCAGCAATGCATGCAGTCACCCCAGCGCGCCGCGCTGATTCACGCCTTCTTCGCCGAACGTGACGCCGCCAAGGTCGAAGGGCTGGCCAGCGATGTGCAACCCCGGGAGATCCGCCGCGCCGCCGTGATCGGTGGCGGCACCATGGGCGTCGGCATCGTGCTGTGCTTCGCCAACGCCGGCATCCCGGTGCAACTGCTGGAAGTGAACGAAGAAGCCCTGCAACGCGGCCTCGAGCGCGCCCGCAGCCTCTATGCCGCCAGCGTGGCGCGCGGCAGCCTGAGTGCCGAGGAGATGGAGCGTCGCATGAGCCTGGTCAGCGGCGTGCTCGACTACGCCGCGCTGGGCGACGCCGACGTGGTGGTGGAAGCGGTGTTCGAAAGCCTGGAGGTGAAGCGCCAGGTCTTCGAGCAGCTGGACGCCGCCTGCAAGCCCGGCGCGATCCTCGCCAGCAACACCTCCTCGCTGGACCTCGACGAAATTGCCGCCTTCACCCAGCGTCCGCAGGACGTGGTCGGCCTGCACTTCTTCAGCCCGGCCAACGTCATGCGCCTGCTCGAAGTGGTACGCGGCAAGGCCACCTCCGACGCCGTGCTGGCCAGTGCCATGCAACTGGGCAAGCGCCTGAAGAAGGTCTCGGTGGTGGTTGGCGTCTGCGACGGCTTCGTCGGCAACCGCATGATCTTCCCGTACGGCCGCCAGGCCGAATTCCTCCTGGAGGAGGGCGCCACACCGGCGCAGGTGGACCGCGCGCTGCGCACCTTCGGCATGGCCATGGGGCCGCTGGCGGTGCGCGACCTGTCGGGCCTGGACATCAGCCACGCGATCCGCTCGCGCCAGCGACCGAACCTCAAGCCGGGCCAGACCCTGCCGCGGGTGCTCGACCACCTGATCGCCGCGGGCATGCTCGGGCAGAAGACCGGCACCGGCTTCTATCACTACGGCGAAGGCGGCCGCGCCGCGCAGGACAACCCGGCGCTGCCGGCCATGCTGGAGCAGGCCGCCGCCGAACGCGGCATCACCCGCGCACCGATCAGCGATGAAGAGATCGTCGAGCGCTGCCTCTACGCACTGGTCAACGAGGCCGCCCAGATTCTCGACGAGGGTATCGCCCAGCGCGCCAGCGACATCGACGTGATCTTCCTCAACGGCTACGGCTTCCCCGCCTGGCGCGGCGGCCCGCTGTTCCATGCCGACAGCGTCGGCCTCGCCCACGTACTCGAACGAATCCGCGAGTTCCACCAGCGCCTGGGCGCGTGGTGGCAACCCGCCCCGCTGCTCGAACGCCTGGTGGCCGAAGGCCGCCGCTTCGCCGATCTGTAG